One window from the genome of Diospyros lotus cultivar Yz01 chromosome 11, ASM1463336v1, whole genome shotgun sequence encodes:
- the LOC127812875 gene encoding cellulose synthase-like protein G3 isoform X5, which yields MEEYATAKQPLLLHTLTPSRLTLANRAFALVYTCAILAVLRRHAAAALGSATCLSFFTSATLFIADLVLGFWWFSAQAFRYRPVHRLVFPENLEKVVKRRDFPPLDIFICTADPYKEPPMTVVNTALSVMAYDYPPEKISVYVSDDGGSQLTLFAFMEAARFASHWIPFCRKKEIAERCPEAFFGSNYSQSSETDQIKTLYQSMKIRVKNIVERGKVQDEFITCEQERQAFSKWTEEFTRQDHPTIVQVLLEAREDRDITGQSMPNLVYVSREKSKTSSHHFKAGALNALIRVSAIMTNAPIILTLDCDMYSNNPKTSHIMLCFFCDPKIKPNLGFVQFPQHFHGIDKHDIYANEFKRVFKINATGLDGLVGPDYVGSGCFFWRQVFFEGPEIPELRPDHVVDWPIKAQPIIALAHHVVSCKYEEQTNYNWGAKLGFRYGSLVEDYYTSFRLHCDGWKSAFCNPKRPAFLGDAPITLVDALNQNKRWDIGLLEVAISKYSPITFGVKSMGLLMGLCYANYAFWPILSIPITIYAFLPQFTLLNGISIFPEVSDKWFIMYVFLFTGAYGQDYLDFMLAEGTFQKWWSDQRMWMLRGVTAHLFGSIEFATKHLGIASRGFSLTSKVVDNEQSKRYDQGTFEFGVHSPMFVSLAVVAIINFAAFFGGLVKIVLTGTGSADQLFIQMFITGFVVVNCWPVYDAMVLRTDKGRMPTKTTIISICLSLTLYVVASFMI from the exons ATGGAGGAATATGCCACAGCCAAACAGCCCCTTCTTCTTCACACGCTCACGCCCTCCCGCCTCACGCTTGCCAACCGTGCCTTCGCACTGGTTTACACGTGCGCCATCCTCGCCGTGCTCCGCCGCCATGCAGCGGCCGCTCTGGGCTCCGCCACCTGTCTCTCCTTCTTCACCTCCGCTACCCTCTTCATCGCCGACTTGGTTCTAGGGTTCTGGTGGTTCTCCGCGCAGGCCTTCCGCTACCGCCCGGTCCACCGCCTCGTCTTCCCGGAAAACCTGGAGAAAGTTGTGAAGAGACGGGATTTTCCGCCGCTGGACATCTTTATATGCACGGCGGACCCCTACAAGGAGCCGCCGATGACCGTGGTGAACACTGCCCTGTCGGTGATGGCTTACGATTATCCGCCGGAGAAGATTTCGGTGTATGTTTCGGACGACGGCGGCTCCCAGCTGACTCTGTTTGCGTTCATGGAGGCCGCCAGGTTTGCAAGCCATTGGATACCCTTTTGCAGGAAGAAGGAGATTGCGGAGAGATGCCCAGAAGCTTTTTTCGGATCAAATTACAGTCAATCCTCGGAGACTGACCAAATTAAG ACATTGTATCAAAGCATGAAGATAAGGGTAAAGAATATAGTTGAGAGAGGAAAAGTTCAAGATGAGTTCATCACTTGCGAACAAGAACGTCAAGCGTTTAGCAAATGGACCGAAGAATTTACTCGCCAAGATCATCCTACTATAGTTCAG GTCTTGTTAGAAGCCAGGGAAGACAGGGACATAACagggcaatccatgccaaatttGGTGTATGTGTCCAGAGAGAAGAGCAAAACGTCTTCCCATCACTTTAAGGCTGGTGCCCTTAATGCCCT TATTCGAGTGTCAGCTATTATGACAAATGCACCCATAATATTGACTCTGGATTGTGACATGTACTCCAATAACCCTAAAACATCCCATATTATGCTATGTTTCTTTTGTGACCCCAAAATCAAGCCCAATTTAGGGTTCGTTCAATTCCCTCAACACTTTCATGGGATTGACAAGCATGATATCTATGCCAATGAGTTTAAACGTGTGTTCAAAATTAATGCAACCGGACTCGATGGGCTAGTAGGCCCAGATTATGTTGGGTCCGGGTGTTTTTTCTGGCGTCAAGTTTTCTTTGAGGGCCCTGAAATCCCCGAGCTTAGACCAGACCATGTGGTGGACTGGCCCATCAAGGCCCAACCAATAATAGCATTGGCGCACCATGTAGTAAGCTGCAAGTATGAAGAGCAAACCAACTACAACTGGGGGGCTAAG TTGGGCTTTAGATATGGGTCTTTGGTTGAGGACTATTATACTAGCTTTCGATTACATTGTGATGGATGGAAGTCTGCATTTTGCAATCCCAAGAGGCCTGCATTTCTTGGGGACGCTCCTATCACACTGGTTGATGCATTAAACCAAAACAAGAGATGGGATATAGGCCTCCTCGAGGTTGCAATCTCCAAATACAGCCCAATAACTTTCGGGGTCAAGAGTATGGGGCTACTAATGGGCCTTTGTTATGCCAACTATGCTTTTTGGCcaattttgtcaattccaatcACCATATATGCATTTTTGCCTCAATTCACTCTTCTCAACGGAATCTCCATCTTTCCAGAG GTTTCAGATAAATGGTTCATCATGTATGTTTTTCTATTTACGGGAGCTTATGGACAAGATTATTTGGACTTCATGTTAGCTGAAGGGACCTTTCAGAAGTGGTGGAGTGACCAACGGATGTGGATGTTGAGGGGGGTGACAGCCCATCTTTTCGGGTCAATTGAGTTTGCCACCAAGCACCTAGGCATAGCTTCACGTGGGTTTAGCCTAACTAGCAAAGTGGTAGATAATGAACAAAGCAAGAGGTATGATCAAGGCACCTTTGAGTTTGGAGTCCATTCGCCTATGTTTGTATCGCTCGCAGTGGTTGCAATCATCAACTTTGCCGCTTTCTTTGGAGGGTTGGTTAAAATAGTTCTCACAGGTACTGGTAGTGCAGACCAATTGTTTATTCAAATGTTCATTACTGGCTTTGTGGTTGTTAACTGTTGGCCAGTGTATGATGCCATGGTGTTGAGGACTGATAAAGGGAGGATGCCTACCAAAACCACCATCATTTCCATATGTTTGTCTTTGACTTTATATGTAGTGGCTTCTTTTATGATTTAG